The following DNA comes from Nicotiana sylvestris chromosome 10, ASM39365v2, whole genome shotgun sequence.
TGGTGAGCAGATTGAATCGTATCTTCTTGCAGAATACTAGGTTATACAGCCTGATAACTAGCCAATAATACACTCACTGTTGGTTTGTTATACTGTTAGTTGCATTGCGTTTTTCCTTTACTTCTACGATAACACAATCCATATTGATTATTGTTCGTTACTTAAAATTTGAGGTTTTCTTGCTGGAACCTACCTCTGGGTCAACCAGGAAAAGGGTTGGGAGGATGACATTTTGAATAGCTACTTTCATCCTTTCATGCATTTATTACTTATCAAAAAATATCATCCTTTGATGCTATTACTCGGCAAATAAAATCTGGTCCGGCTGTGGATGGACTAGTTTATTCGTCATGCATCTTTGTTCGGCCAATAAAGTGACATAAGAAGAAACTGTTGCACTGTCTATCAAGAAAGAATAAGGTTGAGCTTGTATTATGATTTCTGATGTTCTGAACCTTTCTGGTTTGGTAAAATCTTAATGTAATTGAATGTAATCAATTTACGCAGAGGCGGAGGGAGCTCTAGACAAAGCAAGGAAACATAAAAAGAGACAACTCGAGGATACACTTAATCTTGTTCTCAAAAAGAGAAAGGTAATATTAATTTGTGTGCCTGGTGCTTTTATTAGGATGAATATATAGAAAAGACATGTAGATTCCTCAGGTATGCTCGTTGAAGATAAGAGGTCCCTGCATTAGGAAATTTGTTGTATTCCATGCCTGCTAATTCTATATTGCTGCTTCTTTTAGTATGCATGCCTCAATGACATTGTCTGATAAGCTAATGCCCATACTAAATGCTCTCTTAACTTAGGAGATAGAACATAGAACTATTGTAGTAACCGCATGTAAGCGGGAGATTATTAGCAACTTGTAATTATGTAGCTTAATATCTTTTTTCACCCATTTCTTTAGATTGTACTTCGATCTACTCTGTAAGAATAGGTATTCCTTCAATCCTTATCTTGTTCTGGGTACTGTTTGAGGTATGTTCCATTGGTAAGataagcaacaacaacaactacccagtataatcccaccaagtggagtctggggagggtaggatgtacgtagccttacccctacccttcCGGGGTAGGGAGACTGTTTCCGAATGACCCTCGGCTAAAGAAGGTGAAGGAAGCTCTGATAGCGAGTGATAGCAAGACCAATAGTTAGAAAACTAAATCGGAGATAACAACAAAGAATAGCAAGATAGTTCTGATAACAAGTAATATCAAGATAGTATATTTAGACAGATAAGTCCAAGGCAACAGACGAGAATATGATGAAGTCCTGCTAGCAAACTACGGACCATTGGTAAGATAAGCAAGTAATATAATATTTAGTTGTTATGAAAAGGCTGCTCGGGGTCCCACAGCTATTTATTTGCACTGAGCTAGCCTCTCCATGTTAGGTGTCTTTCTTTCCCGATCATATAATAGGCCAATTAAACTGATCAAGAAGTAATGGGTTAATCAATGTAATAAACTTatcaaaaaaaaggggggggctgggggggggggggtaagcaATGTAATCCATGCTGAAAAACATTGCATAACAAGTTGATTCTACAGCAAATTATTTGGTGCTTCTAAATTGATACTGTCATCTGTTTTTTCATGGGATGGTTAGTTCTTCTCGTGTAGAATGCTGTGCTAAATTTATACTCGTATGCGGATAGTCCCAGCAGAATTCACTGTAAGATTGGTGCAGCTCGCAACTTTAAACACGTGAACTTATTGTTTAATTTTAGGCTTAGGACGTTGTGGATGCCCATTGAAGTGGCAGAGAACAAATTTAGATCATGAGCTGCTGAGCTAGTTAAGAGACTTGATCTTGAGACTGGTGGTCAAATCTTACCTGAGTGTTATATCTTATTACTTTGAGGATCCAAGAGAATGGTTTCACAGACGTACCATACAAGAATTTACAAGAAGCATTAGCAATCTTGTCATTTTCTTTGGGGATTAATGAAAGAGCCATTTGATAGAGTTTTAGTTCTTAGTAAAAGAGAGCTACCACTGTTCTTTGAGAAAAAAGGAGGGGAGGGAGGGAGATATTCGTATTACCAAAATCCACTTTAGTCTTAGTTTTATCTGACAAAATCATTCTTTTCTTTGTGGATGAACCAACATAGCCTTTTGGAAATAATGTGCTTTTcgagaaactcaaaagaactgcTTCACCAATATCTCATTTATGCTTGAATGCCCTTAAACCATTTTCCCTTTTGCTTTTTTCAAATTTATTGTGGGAGCAAGGGAAAAGTGGGGATGGGCAAGTTTAGGTAGGTCAATTGTTGCATGGAATTGGAGAGAAGAAATGTcaatctttcattttcttttctgatGGGAGTTTCCTTTTCCGGTGttttgtttaaaaataaaattatttacgaAGGGATTTTCGATTGTTCCCCAAAGAAAAATGGTTTTGCTATATGGAAGTCAAAATGAGACAGGTTTATCTAATTTTTCTGATAACGGTGATGTCCGAACCAGCTTGAGCACATATGTTTCTCTAAAAATTTTTTGAGAATGGTTAGGAACATAGATTTCTCTAAATTCAAAAGCATATGGTCAAGAGTTATTGCTTTGGACTCTTCTGGAGGTCTAAATGTCCAAATTTCTCACGCCCCTACTTCTAACTTCAACAGTAATTGGCTAAATTGATCTCTCCATCATTCTATTCTCGTCTTGAATctcgcttcttttttttttttcaaaaaatttcttttaGCAATTTATATTCGAAGTGAACCAGAAGAAATCTCAGTTAAACATAACATCAAGTTGTATCACAAGTTTTGATATCAATATGTCGCATTTCTAGCTCTATATGAAGTGCCAACACCTTCAGAAGGGGGTAGATTTAATTTCAGTTTCCTAGAgaatcttttcttttttgggCATCCTAGGTGCTCTTGAATTTTAATGAGGGAAAGGCTGGAAAAAGGAAACTGCTATCATGTATTTTTAGGTGAAAGTAATTCCCTTCTCCACCTTTCTTGTTGCTGTTGACGACTTTGGTCATCTTTAACCTTTTAACTTCTCGGAGACTTGGAGTAGGTTTTCACTTTTTCCCTTCTTGCCTATTTTATCAGTGCTATGGTTCAGACAGAAGTTTCTGATATATTTCTTATATAGTTACTGTACAAAGCAACTTCTAACTTCTACTGAACATCCATACAGCTCTAGAAAAAATACAAGTCATTCCATGACAGACAGCTTCTCTATTTGATTTTCTTGATATTTATATGACCCTTCCCCTTTCTTCGATCACCcctctaacaagaaagaaaaaaagttcTTACTTATCGTAAACAACTGTTCATAATGATCAAAAGAGTCATGAACGAGGCTGATTTCGAGAGATAGATAAAAGATGCTTTCTAGATGAGCTGGTTGCATTGAGTGGTTTAATTAGAGTCTACAGGAAGATGGTTGAAATATAGCCTTCCTTCTCAGTTAATATGTTTTACTTGGGCATATCTTTCCTTTTCATGTCATGTTTCTGCTTTCTCCATTGTGATGGCAACTGGTGAACTCTTCTCGTGTTCTTGTATCAGCTTCTAAGCCTTTTGATTCTATAGTTTGATTGGATGTATTTGTTACTCACTCTAAAGCTTTGCTTTTTGGCAGGAGTATGaagaaaaactgaaagaaaagggCGAACAGCCAGTTATGTTTAGGTAAAAAAAGGCCGTCCGTTTCTAATTTATGTATTTTCGATCCTCAGCCCCACCAAACCCCTAAGATCAAGAAATTACTCTCTTCTATACTTAGTTCTCTTGTCTCAACTTTCTCCAACAGTCACTTGGGCCCTCCTCGAAGGCGGACCTCTGCTGAAGAGGAAGAAATGGTCAAGCATCCAAAACCTGAAGTAAGTTTTCACTTAACTCCTACATTTATGTGGAATTAGCTAGTGCTGATCTGTGAATCACAGCTGGAAATATGTGGTTGCAGGACTCAGTCTACTATCACCCTACTCTAAATCCAACTGGAGCTCCTCCTCCTGGAAAACCTCCTATGTTTAAGTCATCAATTGGTGTGTATAATTCACTTCTCTAGTGAGCTTAATGTTGCTTTCTGTGTGTGTCTCTCTGATTCTATTCATGCTTCAAACTACAGGATCTCGAGTACCATTATCTGCGGCTTCATCAAGCGGTACAGCATCATCGTTACAGTTGGATGGAGAAGATGGCAGCTTATCAACTCTTCCTCCACCACCTCCACCACCTCCATTACCCCAGAGTGGTGATGCAGATTCTGTGGATGTGTCTGCGATGCCTGCATCTTTACCTTTACCTCCTCCACCTCCTATGCCCCCAAAGCCTTTGACAGAGATGAGCACTTCATTGCCACTGCCTCCTTTGCCCCCACCACCACCTGGTCCCCCACCAAAGGAACAGGTTGCTGTTCATCTTCCACTTCCTCCACCTCCCGCACCTCCCCTTCAGCCATCTTCTCAACCTCCTCCTCCTGGCACTGGTGGAAATGAAAGGGATAGAAATAACCTGGACAATCCAGCTTCCGTAGACCTAATGCAGGTAGTCTAGCCTTCTACTTCTTGTCTTCTCACTAACTTACTTAAAATATATGTTTGAGGGAGTTCCTCTTTGGAATTCATGAAGATGTATATAATGTTTATTTTCTATTGATGATATCTTCGCTTTTTCATGGGTCCACTGTGCTTGCTCAGCCTCCTCCTCCACTGGGCTTGCCATTGAAGTCAGATGGCACATCTGTTGAATCTGATGCTAAAGCTTCCTCAGAGTCAAAAGATCATGTTAGATTGCCACCGCcacctccgccacctccaaggcAACAGCCTTCAGTTCCTGGAGCTGCCATGGTCCCGACTTTGCATAATGATGTATTACCTCCTGGACTTCCTCGGTTCCCTCCACCCCCACCCCCGACCGACATGCGGCCACCACCTGGAATTGCCGGCCATCCTGCTCCACCTGGAGTCATGCTCTCGCTTATGCCAAGACCACCTTTCGGACCTCCTCCTGGTCCTCCACCAATGATGAGACCACCACTTCCGCCTGGTCCTCCTCCTTATCTACCAGATGGTGCCAGACCATTTGCCACTCAGAAGCCATCATATGTTAAATCAGCTGCTTCAACCGTTGTTAAGAGGCCTCTAGCTCAGCATACACCAGAACTTACAGCTATGGTTAGTTACTCTGATAACATTTCAAATTCTTGCTTATATTTAATTTTTGTGGTCTTGAACTTTCATTAGTCAAACCTCTAAATGTAGTTTTAGGCTCATTTGGTAGACTCGACTGGATTAGGTCATATTGCTTTTCCTCTGACTAGACTGCAAGAGGGAATTATGAGCTGACTCAAACCCTTTTCTATAATTTGGTGTACTAAGTATTAGATAACTTGTTGATAACTTTCTATAATTTAATCCATCACTTGGTTTAAGGCATGATTAAAACTAATATACCCAAAACATTCTTGGGCAAGTATAAGTTCTCTAAGTGCAAAATATTTGCAGTAAGTGAGATAGTTGCTCTGACTGTCCCATTAGCGATTTAGTGTCGAACTAAAAAGTAATTTGGTTTAGATATTATAGTAGTAGTAGTTGGAGAAATCATTCATATAATTGTTAGAAAGTTGATTTGACAATGGAAATATCACAATGCATTAAAATTGAATTTTTAAATGATTTCGAATTATTGAGTGATAGGAAAGATGTTTAAATTGAACTTATCTAAGGTTATCAACTTTTTTGGCTGCAAAGTAAAAGTAAATTGAGAAAGAGATGCATGGAGGATTTTTTTATCATGGCAGAAACATTCATCAGCATGATTCGTTGACGAGTTATTTTCTAATTCCAAAATCGTCAACAATGAGGCAGGCACCTAAGGGTGTGGCCTAGCCTCAAATAAAGTGGGTAAACCATGGGAGACCATGGTTCAAATCCCAATAGAGACAAAAAACTGTAGGTAATTTCCTTCCCATCTGCCTAAGCCTTAGTGAGTAGAGTGATGCAGTACGTGTGCAGTGGGAGGTAGCCGGTACACGGTGAAATAGTGAGATATTCCCTAGCTGGTTAGAACACTGTTATAAAAAACACATTAGAGTAAAGAGAAGATGGATAAACAGGAAAAATTGGAAACAaccaaaatattaaaaaaaaaagaaggcacAAGTGATAAGATATAGGCATATAGCTGACATATTATGTTTTAAGAATTgcagaaaaataaaaggaaacaGGAGAGGTCACTTGATCAAATCGTAACCACGGTTTTCCTGATTTGGTTAGATGGAAGCCCACCCAAGCTTTTCTCATCATTAAATGAAACCTAGCTGCAGTCTTCTTCATCGTCTATTAGCAAAATCCTAGTAGCCATTGTTAGTTAAATCTCTTCACCAATGATTGTGGGAACTGATGAGAAAGGAAAGCTCTGGATAAAGGTGTGGTATAGTGAAAGAGGGGAAGGAGGAGGACATTGGCAAAAGGAGAGTGGAATTATCCTGTTTGTTGGGTATGAAATCTTCATTTTATATGATATATGACCTGGAGAATGATCCCAACCCTCCACATGGGATAAAATAATTCCATGTATTTGAATAAATGATGCAGCTGGAGTCTTATTCAGAGCTACTGAAAAGGGCACCAATGGCAATAATTACAATCTTGTATCATTGGGTCCAACTTGGTTACCCTGACAAGATTCATTTGCAAGTATCCGTTTCCACCTCTTCAATATCCTTACTCCGTAATATTTCGATGCTGGGTATCTGGATCACTTTTGTATTGTAATCATATGCTCTAAATTCAAAGGAATGCCTCTCCTAAAAGGCTAAAACTAATTTCAACATAttttaaaaagaagtaaaaaTTCAGGCTCTTTATTGTAGCGTTTTCTTTAACAATATTCATCATTTTTTACTTCAGTGATGCACCATGAACATTCTATGTTTACATGAAAGAAGATACATCTAACTATTTGGTTGATGGATTACGGGATATAATATTTGGTATCTTTGGTTGTTACCTATTATATTTTTAAACAGTAGAATGGTCGTCATGATCTAGTTCGTGTAAAAATGAAAATTTCGTCCTTGATCAACTTTAAGAAGAGAATGTGATGAGGATTTTCAACAAATTGTGAAAGATAAATtccaatttggggggggggggtatgtcCTCAAGAcatgataaaaataaataaattccaaTGGTGAAAATCAAGATGACTTGATTTATTCTTTCACTTTCTTGAGCATTATTACATCATCCGCTCTATAATGTAGAGATGAAATAAAGTTATAtaggtatccttttatcttaatTTCTTATCCTTAAACTAGAAATTGGAACATAGATATCCAAAATTATGATCTGCACTAGATAACCATGTCCAAAAGggaaaacagaaagaaaaagaaaattgatcCGGGAGTATTGATTCGTGCTACTATCCtgattatttatttgtttttgtgcAGGTTCCTGCTTCTGTGCGTGTTAGGAGAGAATCTGCAGTTCCAAAACCCAAACCAAAGTCATTGAACACGATTATTGTCAACCAGCCAGCAGTAACTCCAGCTGTTGTCAAGCATGAATCAACTAGCGCATCTGCACCAAAACCTCAAAGCATTGATGACTCGTATACAGCATTCTTGGAGGACATGAAAGCACTTGGTGCTCTTGATAGCTGAAGTGATAGCTAATAGCAACAGAATCAGGATAGCAGTCAAGAGGAAAGAAATGCCAATGGGCAATCTGATGGATCTTCAATGGTTACTTGGGCCATCCCGCATGTTCTTGGTGTCCATAACTTTATGATGCTTCTACGTGTCAGCCATCTTATAACTTGCGTAAATGCATCGTGGTGGCATCTGTATTTTTCATTGTCTTTCATCATATTGTAAAATTGATTGTCTTAAGAGAACACTCTTTAGGCTACTACTTGGTTTGCTGCTTCTCATTTGACTGATGGTTTCAACTCTCAAATAGAGCGTCTGACTGCCAAATAAGCCAATCTGCAAGTATTTCGGACCAATTATGACTGATTCGACCGATGTGTAGAGTTGCAATGTTGGAGATACTGTCCAAGGAAAATGCACATCAGGTGTTTACTGACATTAGTATTTGTTTATTCAGGTTGAGGATGATTTTTCTGCTTCCAAGAGAGGTGTTGCTTAGTGTCGGTTGCTTGGCATTTGCATTTGGTTTTGGTTCAGTTTTTGGAGAACATACTCGGGGGTTCTCTTTTTGGATTAGTTTAAGGATGCATATATCTGTTACAAGTAAACAAAACTTCGAAAATGTCCTTTAGATGTAATTTACTTGATTCAAAT
Coding sequences within:
- the LOC104217877 gene encoding protein EARLY FLOWERING 5-like translates to MKTTKGGKVMNPTDAYRKEQRKRELKRNKKERKKVREVGILKKDPDQLKDQIQKLEVMKAEGALDKARKHKKRQLEDTLNLVLKKRKEYEEKLKEKGEQPVMFSHLGPPRRRTSAEEEEMVKHPKPEDSVYYHPTLNPTGAPPPGKPPMFKSSIGSRVPLSAASSSGTASSLQLDGEDGSLSTLPPPPPPPPLPQSGDADSVDVSAMPASLPLPPPPPMPPKPLTEMSTSLPLPPLPPPPPGPPPKEQVAVHLPLPPPPAPPLQPSSQPPPPGTGGNERDRNNLDNPASVDLMQPPPPLGLPLKSDGTSVESDAKASSESKDHVRLPPPPPPPPRQQPSVPGAAMVPTLHNDVLPPGLPRFPPPPPPTDMRPPPGIAGHPAPPGVMLSLMPRPPFGPPPGPPPMMRPPLPPGPPPYLPDGARPFATQKPSYVKSAASTVVKRPLAQHTPELTAMVPASVRVRRESAVPKPKPKSLNTIIVNQPAVTPAVVKHESTSASAPKPQSIDDSYTAFLEDMKALGALDS